In Octopus bimaculoides isolate UCB-OBI-ISO-001 chromosome 28, ASM119413v2, whole genome shotgun sequence, the following are encoded in one genomic region:
- the LOC106873790 gene encoding transcription initiation factor IIA subunit 2 gives MSYQLYRNTTIGNTLQESLDEFIQCGQITPQLALKVLLQFDRAINAALASRVRNRVSFKGHLNTYRFCDNVWTFVLEDVEFRDVQEIAKVDKVKIVACDGKGEPQK, from the exons ATGAGTTACCAACTTTACCGTAATACGACCATTGGAAACACCTTGCAGGAAAGTCTCGATGAATTTATTCAG TGTGGACAGATAACACCACAACTAGCTCTCAAAGTGTTGCTCCAGTTTGACAGAGCCATCAATGCTGCTTTAGCAAGCCGCGTACGGAACAGAGTCTCATTTAAG GGTCATTTAAATACATATCGCTTTTGTGACAATGTGTGGACATTCGTCTTGGAGGATGTCGAGTTTCGGGACGTACAAGAGATTGCCAAAGTCGATAAAGTGAAAATAGTAGCATGCGATGGAAAGGGGGAGCCACAGAAGTAA